The following are from one region of the Treponema denticola genome:
- a CDS encoding L-threonylcarbamoyladenylate synthase codes for MVILKKDPKSLETAASVLKKGEIIIVPTDTVYGFSGIMPFTKEKIVKIKKRGAEKSFISLIEKPQDIYKYTDTHVPEILLNLWPAPLSIIVRDKEGRGTSAFRCPDDVWLRNLIGKTGFPIYSTSVNYSGEPVLSDIRDIISEFEDKVSLIVDGGEQKGLSSTIVSLTDKEPCIIRQGALKISF; via the coding sequence ATGGTTATTTTAAAAAAAGATCCTAAATCATTAGAAACAGCAGCTTCTGTCTTAAAAAAGGGTGAAATTATAATAGTTCCTACCGATACCGTTTACGGTTTTTCGGGTATAATGCCTTTTACAAAAGAAAAAATCGTTAAAATCAAAAAAAGAGGGGCTGAAAAGAGTTTTATCAGCCTCATTGAAAAACCTCAAGATATTTATAAATATACGGATACTCATGTTCCCGAAATCTTATTAAATCTTTGGCCGGCTCCTTTGAGCATAATAGTAAGGGATAAGGAGGGCAGGGGAACTTCGGCTTTTAGGTGCCCCGATGATGTCTGGCTTAGAAATTTAATAGGAAAGACGGGTTTCCCCATTTACTCTACAAGCGTAAACTATTCGGGAGAGCCTGTTTTAAGTGATATCAGGGATATAATAAGCGAGTTTGAAGATAAGGTTTCGTTGATAGTTGACGGAGGAGAGCAAAAAGGCTTATCGTCCACGATTGTAAGCTTAACCGATAAGGAGCCTTGTATAATCAGGCAGGGTGCCTTAAAAATAAGTTTTTAG
- a CDS encoding TP0183 family DNA metabolism protein, with protein MKIKKCYGFLIFLLLMLSIPVFRAGSMLYASPTVGVFKLESKNITEQTTATISNAIFSFVKELKKYDIVDMRSTPVTETDAQQRFDYVFAGKITGLENGIQLELMLKNSSDKITRRISKIYQSVNLILLDSRVLVSDIFDKSVNLSVTYNPEDSDPKEDAEVEEVKNIDILSGSWQGEEGLERVELMRGGRGIALLSSGITILLQIRVHEGYLTINQSGKPLPRQFINLPDEIAKKAAEMGKTPSWKFLVSADNKILVGEKTDIEIVYHGNTLVSVNEVIKKVRWIKN; from the coding sequence ATGAAGATAAAAAAGTGTTACGGATTTTTAATATTTTTGCTTTTAATGCTGTCTATACCGGTTTTCAGAGCCGGAAGCATGTTGTATGCATCACCTACTGTAGGTGTTTTTAAACTTGAATCTAAAAATATAACGGAACAAACAACGGCAACAATCAGTAATGCTATTTTCAGCTTTGTAAAAGAATTAAAAAAATACGATATTGTAGATATGCGTTCTACTCCGGTTACCGAAACGGATGCTCAGCAGCGCTTCGATTATGTTTTTGCAGGTAAAATCACCGGACTGGAAAACGGAATACAGCTTGAACTTATGTTAAAAAATTCGTCGGATAAGATCACAAGACGGATATCTAAAATTTATCAAAGCGTCAATTTAATCCTATTGGACTCGCGGGTTCTTGTATCGGATATTTTTGATAAGTCGGTTAATTTATCGGTTACTTATAATCCGGAAGACTCAGATCCTAAGGAGGATGCAGAGGTAGAAGAGGTAAAAAATATCGATATACTTTCAGGCTCATGGCAAGGAGAAGAAGGTCTTGAAAGGGTTGAACTTATGAGGGGTGGAAGAGGAATAGCCCTCCTTTCGAGCGGAATAACTATCCTGCTCCAAATAAGAGTGCATGAAGGCTATTTAACAATAAATCAGTCAGGAAAACCCCTGCCAAGACAATTTATCAATTTACCTGATGAAATAGCCAAGAAAGCTGCGGAGATGGGAAAAACTCCCTCGTGGAAATTTTTGGTTTCTGCCGACAATAAGATTTTAGTCGGAGAAAAAACAGATATCGAAATAGTCTATCACGGAAATACCCTTGTTTCGGTAAATGAAGTTATAAAAAAAGTACGCTGGATAAAAAACTAA
- the smpB gene encoding SsrA-binding protein SmpB, which produces MEKTPVKIIAKNKKAFFNYTVEEKIECGLVLRGTEVKSLREGRISFPDAFAEIKDNEVWVKNFHISEYIYSSVFNHDPERPKKLLLKKDEIKRLKRKVEEKGYTLVPLEFYFKNGIVKVLLGVCKGKKTFDKRADIKDRDIKRDMQREIKIRGK; this is translated from the coding sequence ATGGAGAAAACACCTGTAAAAATCATAGCAAAAAACAAAAAGGCTTTTTTTAATTATACCGTTGAAGAAAAAATAGAATGCGGCTTAGTCTTAAGAGGTACGGAAGTCAAATCTCTCAGAGAAGGAAGAATATCTTTTCCCGATGCCTTTGCCGAAATTAAAGATAATGAAGTATGGGTTAAAAATTTTCATATTTCGGAGTATATTTACTCTTCCGTTTTTAATCATGATCCCGAAAGGCCTAAAAAACTCCTTTTAAAAAAGGATGAAATAAAAAGATTAAAACGAAAGGTTGAGGAAAAAGGTTATACCCTTGTTCCCTTGGAATTTTACTTTAAAAACGGTATCGTTAAGGTACTCTTAGGTGTTTGTAAGGGTAAAAAGACCTTTGATAAGCGGGCAGATATAAAAGATAGAGACATAAAAAGAGATATGCAAAGGGAGATAAAAATAAGGGGTAAGTAA
- the lepB gene encoding signal peptidase I codes for MTAKYRNFSYTAKREYQNKVFFIVFLVLFTFLSYILITSYLLKTYRLRTDTMFPEISTGDMVLMTPIYSQVSAKRGDLVVIDDTLSQNKPFFKSVVNTLTGFFTFQLLRPFDLQSEDAYSIRRIVGLPGDTLYMENFVLHIKTKDSSHFLTEFELAQQNYDIEVKDLPEHWDSSLPFSGAYPETVLKEGEYFVLCDNRIITDDSRLWGAVEGDKKICGKIILKYWPLKEFKSY; via the coding sequence ATGACTGCAAAATATCGAAATTTTTCATATACGGCAAAGAGGGAATACCAAAACAAAGTTTTTTTTATTGTTTTTTTGGTGCTTTTTACTTTTCTTTCATATATACTCATAACATCATATTTGTTAAAAACTTATAGATTACGGACCGACACTATGTTTCCTGAAATTTCTACGGGAGATATGGTTTTAATGACTCCTATCTATTCTCAGGTGTCGGCTAAACGCGGCGACTTGGTTGTCATCGATGATACATTATCGCAAAATAAGCCTTTTTTTAAATCGGTTGTAAATACCCTTACAGGCTTTTTTACATTTCAGCTTTTACGGCCCTTTGATTTGCAGAGTGAAGACGCCTATTCCATACGAAGAATTGTAGGCTTACCCGGAGATACTCTTTATATGGAAAATTTTGTATTGCACATAAAAACTAAGGATTCGAGTCATTTTTTGACCGAATTTGAGTTGGCTCAACAAAATTATGATATTGAAGTTAAGGATTTGCCGGAGCATTGGGATTCATCCTTACCTTTTTCGGGAGCATACCCGGAGACTGTTCTAAAAGAAGGCGAATATTTTGTATTATGCGATAATAGGATAATCACTGATGATTCCCGTCTTTGGGGAGCAGTTGAAGGAGATAAAAAAATATGCGGGAAAATTATTTTAAAATATTGGCCGCTTAAAGAATTTAAATCCTATTGA
- the hemW gene encoding radical SAM family heme chaperone HemW — MKKAGLYIHIPFCLQKCNYCDFFSVRAGRFKNILSGHLSPFVLRLTEDIKIQADKYSINEWDTVYIGGGTPSLLSPDDLYYLSSQIPAAQKNPHREFTVEINPEDLTKEFLSAAVSGGINRFSVGIQSLNDDVLSACKRRGCRKMSLSALELLRSQKGLNLSCDLIAGLDKQTSDILKDDIRTLLHFRPEHFSLYALCSNTKVPPEKDDEIAELWSYGKDVLEKNSYNKYEVSNFSYKNLYKSIHNEKYWRLEDYIGVGPGAFGSIFFDKDALPSHAHANALRFSAIKNIEKWMTLKNRDEVYEYETIDEKEFIEEAFMMGLRLTEGIDRSFFKSRFGKDISVFAGKTISKWLDRNEAVLTEKRFYLTEKGFLYLNLFLQELFQEIDSLF; from the coding sequence ATGAAAAAGGCCGGCCTTTATATACACATACCTTTTTGTCTCCAAAAATGTAATTATTGCGATTTTTTTTCTGTTCGTGCCGGACGGTTTAAAAATATCTTATCGGGTCATTTAAGTCCCTTTGTTTTAAGATTGACTGAAGATATAAAAATCCAAGCGGATAAGTATTCCATAAACGAATGGGATACCGTCTATATAGGCGGAGGAACTCCGTCTCTTCTATCTCCTGATGATCTTTATTATCTTTCATCGCAAATACCGGCTGCTCAAAAAAATCCTCATAGAGAATTTACCGTTGAAATTAATCCTGAAGATTTAACTAAAGAGTTTTTGTCCGCTGCAGTCAGTGGAGGAATTAATAGGTTTTCTGTAGGAATCCAATCTCTTAATGATGATGTTTTAAGTGCTTGTAAAAGGAGGGGATGCAGAAAAATGAGCCTTTCAGCCCTTGAGCTTTTACGCAGTCAAAAAGGTCTAAACCTTTCTTGTGATCTAATTGCAGGGCTGGATAAACAAACATCGGATATTTTAAAAGATGATATCCGGACCTTATTACATTTTAGACCGGAGCATTTTTCACTATATGCCCTCTGTTCAAATACAAAGGTACCGCCCGAAAAAGATGATGAAATAGCCGAGTTATGGAGCTATGGTAAGGATGTTTTGGAGAAAAACAGCTATAATAAGTATGAAGTGTCTAATTTTTCATATAAAAACTTATACAAAAGTATACATAATGAGAAGTATTGGAGGTTGGAGGATTATATAGGGGTAGGCCCGGGAGCCTTCGGCTCAATTTTTTTTGATAAAGATGCTTTACCTTCTCACGCACATGCTAACGCATTGAGATTTTCTGCAATTAAAAATATAGAAAAATGGATGACCTTAAAAAATAGGGATGAAGTGTATGAGTATGAAACCATTGATGAAAAAGAATTTATAGAAGAAGCTTTTATGATGGGCTTAAGACTTACCGAGGGTATTGACAGGTCTTTTTTTAAATCGAGGTTTGGTAAGGATATTTCGGTATTTGCAGGAAAAACTATTTCAAAATGGCTGGATAGGAATGAGGCCGTTTTGACGGAAAAAAGATTTTATTTAACGGAAAAAGGATTTCTTTACTTGAATTTATTTTTACAGGAACTATTTCAAGAAATTGATTCCTTATTTTAA
- a CDS encoding HD-GYP domain-containing protein, with amino-acid sequence MKKRKNKNKSKTENNEKDFLTLDEVEMLDEVDEELEEMQENLYQDDQENPNSPINFNNTEIKTEVLKTAVDLLATPTVCSMLLDKNFLILYISDAVNHLFEGYHNIEKKPFFNIFGSTLEKSALDDLLTKLKSPNRGYSWSGILRHKTRYRKTMYTKTNIFPLFDNNTLNGYWVMFEDISSSYLNQHKGMMESLLNASKLKDNDTGFHNERLNYYSKTLAEALFKENLFPQIDADFIDNISSLAAIHDIGKIGTPDYILQKKGALNDVEWEVMREHTINGTLILANYPIHMAKEITLSHHERWDGKGYPYKLAGEMIPLSARIVAVADVYDALRMRRSYKEGISHKESIEHIINGAGAHFDPTIIKVFKTIDKEFSYIWEQNKDQNQAV; translated from the coding sequence ATGAAAAAAAGGAAAAACAAAAATAAATCTAAAACAGAGAACAATGAAAAAGATTTTCTAACCCTCGATGAAGTAGAAATGCTTGATGAAGTAGATGAAGAATTGGAAGAAATGCAGGAAAACCTTTATCAAGACGATCAGGAAAATCCGAACAGCCCGATAAATTTTAACAATACTGAAATTAAAACCGAGGTTTTAAAAACAGCTGTAGACTTACTTGCTACACCTACTGTTTGTTCAATGCTCTTGGATAAAAATTTTTTGATATTATACATAAGCGATGCAGTAAACCATCTTTTTGAAGGTTATCACAATATAGAAAAAAAACCGTTTTTTAACATATTCGGAAGCACACTTGAAAAATCCGCCCTCGACGACCTTTTAACAAAATTAAAAAGCCCTAATAGAGGCTACTCATGGTCAGGAATTTTAAGGCATAAGACAAGATACCGTAAAACTATGTATACAAAGACAAACATATTCCCTTTATTTGATAATAATACACTCAACGGATATTGGGTTATGTTTGAAGATATAAGCAGTTCTTACTTAAATCAGCATAAGGGTATGATGGAAAGTCTCTTAAATGCATCAAAATTAAAGGATAATGATACGGGCTTTCATAATGAAAGGCTTAATTATTATTCAAAAACTCTTGCTGAAGCCTTGTTTAAGGAGAATTTGTTTCCTCAAATAGATGCGGATTTTATAGATAATATTTCTTCTCTGGCAGCCATTCACGATATCGGAAAAATAGGAACTCCCGATTATATTCTACAAAAAAAAGGAGCTCTTAATGATGTAGAATGGGAGGTTATGAGAGAACATACTATTAACGGAACCCTTATCCTTGCGAACTATCCTATCCATATGGCAAAAGAAATTACTCTTAGTCATCATGAGCGCTGGGACGGAAAAGGCTATCCTTATAAGCTTGCAGGTGAAATGATTCCCTTATCTGCACGTATAGTGGCTGTAGCCGATGTTTACGATGCACTTCGAATGAGAAGATCCTATAAAGAAGGAATATCTCATAAAGAAAGTATCGAGCATATTATAAATGGAGCCGGAGCCCATTTTGACCCTACTATAATTAAAGTCTTCAAAACCATAGATAAAGAATTTAGTTATATATGGGAGCAAAATAAGGATCAAAATCAGGCCGTATAA
- the tsaB gene encoding tRNA (adenosine(37)-N6)-threonylcarbamoyltransferase complex dimerization subunit type 1 TsaB: MNIVCIDTCFSSVAITAQGNAGTFTSVFTPAKARHSAILIPAIEAAVKQAGFSINGTDVLVCPQGPGGFTGLRLAYSTAKAIQLQTNARFFCVSILEAFCSKYGDKNQFLSVIDAKRDCFYVQAFENKKPISEALDIRVEDALKLIDKNKKTIICGYGTEKFSEEAGASIEPNNITLIEADKETFSKTLLDCFLTNQACNKVEDHEGPVYIRKSDAEY, encoded by the coding sequence ATGAACATAGTTTGTATCGATACATGTTTTTCCTCTGTTGCAATAACGGCTCAAGGAAATGCCGGTACATTTACCTCCGTTTTTACACCGGCTAAAGCCAGACATTCTGCCATACTGATCCCCGCAATAGAAGCCGCCGTAAAACAGGCAGGTTTTTCTATAAACGGAACCGATGTTCTAGTATGCCCCCAGGGGCCCGGAGGTTTTACCGGTTTGAGACTTGCTTACTCAACAGCAAAAGCGATTCAGCTGCAAACTAATGCTCGGTTTTTTTGTGTTTCTATTTTGGAGGCTTTTTGTTCTAAATATGGCGACAAAAATCAATTTTTATCGGTTATTGATGCAAAAAGAGACTGCTTTTATGTGCAAGCATTTGAAAACAAAAAGCCGATCTCGGAAGCTCTTGATATAAGAGTAGAAGATGCACTTAAACTGATTGATAAAAACAAAAAAACTATTATTTGCGGCTATGGGACTGAAAAATTTAGTGAAGAAGCGGGAGCATCTATTGAGCCGAATAATATTACCTTAATAGAAGCAGACAAAGAAACCTTTTCAAAAACTTTACTTGATTGTTTCCTTACAAATCAAGCCTGTAATAAAGTTGAAGATCATGAGGGACCCGTGTACATCAGAAAGAGCGATGCAGAGTATTAG
- the tsaE gene encoding tRNA (adenosine(37)-N6)-threonylcarbamoyltransferase complex ATPase subunit type 1 TsaE, producing MEFTVKTEEDTINLGKKIGKQLKKGDVVALDGSLAAGKTYLTKGIAQGLDIEEDITSPTFTLISEYSGRLHLYHMDVYRLEGVEDFLDLGTEEMLYGDGVCVIEWSKKVKQVLPPSTIYIGISVNDDNSRKIIINNKDFCKAL from the coding sequence ATGGAATTTACAGTAAAAACCGAAGAAGATACTATTAATTTAGGAAAAAAAATAGGAAAACAGTTAAAAAAGGGAGATGTAGTAGCCCTTGACGGATCTTTAGCAGCAGGAAAAACCTATCTGACAAAGGGTATTGCCCAAGGCTTGGATATTGAAGAAGATATTACAAGCCCTACTTTTACCCTAATATCGGAATACTCAGGCCGTCTGCATCTATATCATATGGATGTATACAGACTTGAAGGAGTTGAGGATTTTTTGGACCTTGGTACTGAAGAAATGTTATATGGAGATGGAGTTTGCGTGATTGAATGGAGTAAAAAGGTAAAACAAGTATTACCCCCAAGCACTATTTATATCGGCATAAGTGTAAATGATGATAATTCCAGAAAAATTATCATCAATAACAAGGACTTTTGTAAGGCTTTATGA
- the fliD gene encoding flagellar filament capping protein FliD produces MSDLSIPGVNSTYEKLVEALMKKERIPRDREAEKLERLKLQDDSWRQVNKFSLEVRNAARDLYSFNNPFVEKIAESSNERSFTATASRGAKDQNVKLNIVQVADSDKFLSTEINNDLQIKKGIYTFKVGEKNISVNWKGGKYKGFIDLVNSRAKEILNISEIKITPDTKSLLFSSNITGAKNRLEFADDALPFAIEMGLIKKNDTSAIKTSVSSIETKPETSQKIDFSEAVRAKGQYVMELTVSIKEPSKEAVKKEETGEKIYEQIGSIAYRGIVIQNEPSNDGLEKTKMEPKEASGPKVDMNILALESTRGVLIPLPPLSENAETQTITIPLAEYGDVKALAINNNNSDKAVFIENIKIFDPKAAGDYVPVNPVSTAQDAIINFEGIQIKREKNDIDDLVPNVTIHAHESSEKQEKLTIKPDVDAVKNAIIELVAKYNRVFAQINILTQNKPEIIEELTYFSESEVEDAQKKLGLMYADSTLMTLKSNLRQTINTPYKPADDSKIFMLAQLGISTKSDSSGGIDMSRLRGYLEIDEKKLDEVLKNNMEEVKLFFGFDSDGDILIDSGLAHAMYEYINPYTQRGGVFGIKTDSLKLKMDSSQKRIENYDKKLTEKELALKKKYGIMDGTLKSLQKQSQTMDNFNKQLQNQNK; encoded by the coding sequence ATGTCCGATTTAAGTATACCGGGAGTCAACAGTACATACGAAAAGCTCGTTGAAGCTTTGATGAAAAAGGAAAGAATTCCTCGTGACAGAGAAGCCGAAAAACTCGAGCGTCTAAAATTGCAGGATGATTCCTGGAGGCAGGTAAATAAATTTTCTCTTGAAGTACGAAATGCCGCCAGAGACCTATATTCTTTTAATAATCCCTTTGTAGAAAAAATAGCAGAATCCTCAAATGAAAGATCCTTTACCGCAACAGCTTCAAGAGGAGCCAAGGATCAAAACGTAAAACTTAATATAGTTCAAGTTGCAGACTCCGATAAATTTTTAAGTACCGAAATCAATAATGACCTTCAAATAAAAAAAGGTATATATACTTTTAAGGTAGGAGAAAAAAACATATCCGTCAACTGGAAGGGCGGAAAATATAAGGGTTTTATAGACCTTGTAAACTCAAGAGCAAAAGAAATTTTAAATATAAGCGAAATAAAAATAACCCCGGATACAAAGTCCTTACTTTTTTCATCCAACATAACAGGAGCAAAAAACAGATTGGAGTTTGCAGATGATGCCCTGCCCTTTGCCATTGAAATGGGACTTATCAAAAAAAATGACACATCTGCCATAAAAACTTCAGTTTCCTCCATTGAAACTAAGCCGGAGACCTCTCAAAAAATAGATTTTTCCGAAGCTGTAAGAGCCAAGGGGCAATATGTTATGGAACTTACGGTTTCAATTAAGGAACCGTCAAAAGAAGCCGTAAAAAAAGAAGAAACGGGCGAAAAAATTTATGAACAAATAGGCTCAATCGCATACAGAGGTATTGTAATACAAAATGAACCTTCAAACGACGGCCTTGAAAAAACGAAAATGGAACCCAAGGAAGCCTCAGGTCCAAAAGTTGATATGAATATTTTAGCCCTAGAATCGACAAGAGGAGTACTTATTCCCCTGCCCCCTCTTTCGGAAAATGCCGAGACACAAACAATTACGATTCCTTTGGCTGAATACGGAGACGTAAAAGCTCTTGCAATAAACAATAATAATTCCGACAAGGCCGTCTTTATAGAAAATATTAAAATATTTGATCCTAAGGCGGCCGGAGACTATGTTCCCGTAAACCCGGTTTCAACGGCACAGGATGCCATAATCAATTTTGAAGGCATTCAAATTAAAAGAGAAAAAAACGATATCGACGATTTAGTGCCTAACGTAACCATTCATGCCCATGAGTCTTCGGAAAAGCAGGAAAAACTTACCATAAAACCGGATGTAGATGCCGTCAAAAATGCGATCATCGAGTTGGTAGCCAAATATAACCGTGTTTTTGCTCAAATAAATATTTTAACGCAAAATAAGCCGGAAATCATAGAAGAACTGACCTATTTTTCAGAATCGGAAGTTGAAGATGCTCAAAAAAAATTGGGGCTTATGTATGCTGATTCTACTTTAATGACATTGAAATCCAATTTAAGGCAAACAATAAATACACCCTATAAGCCTGCAGACGATTCCAAAATATTTATGCTGGCCCAACTTGGAATTTCCACAAAATCCGATTCTTCGGGCGGCATAGACATGTCGCGCCTTCGAGGATACCTTGAAATTGACGAAAAAAAGCTTGATGAAGTCTTAAAAAACAATATGGAAGAGGTAAAACTTTTTTTCGGATTTGATTCCGACGGAGATATTTTAATAGATTCAGGCCTTGCTCATGCAATGTATGAATACATAAACCCGTACACACAAAGGGGCGGGGTCTTCGGCATAAAAACCGATTCTTTAAAACTAAAGATGGATTCTTCCCAAAAAAGAATAGAAAACTACGACAAAAAACTAACAGAAAAAGAACTGGCGCTTAAAAAGAAATACGGAATAATGGATGGAACATTAAAAAGTTTACAAAAACAGTCCCAGACGATGGATAATTTTAACAAGCAACTTCAAAATCAAAATAAATAA
- a CDS encoding flagellar protein FlaG gives MSIEINGIGHQAALQQKRDTVINGSMRAASDVIVQKEAAEQAENQKTLVDPNEISKAVAQIQKLCDMCDRKLQFRVNKETNRIVVKVIDANTDKVIREIPSEAIQRLQARILETVGLLFDESI, from the coding sequence ATGAGTATAGAAATAAACGGCATAGGGCACCAAGCAGCATTACAACAAAAACGTGATACAGTGATTAACGGCTCAATGAGAGCTGCATCGGATGTAATAGTACAAAAGGAAGCTGCCGAACAAGCCGAAAATCAAAAAACGCTGGTGGACCCGAATGAAATCTCAAAAGCGGTTGCACAAATCCAAAAGTTATGCGACATGTGTGATCGAAAATTACAATTTAGAGTAAATAAAGAAACAAACCGCATCGTTGTTAAGGTAATAGATGCAAATACCGACAAGGTAATAAGGGAAATACCATCCGAGGCAATACAAAGACTGCAGGCAAGAATACTTGAAACAGTCGGCCTTTTATTCGATGAATCAATATAG
- a CDS encoding flagellin yields the protein MIINHNMSAMFAQRQGGVNELHLAKNIEKLSSAERINRAGDDASGLAVSEKMRSQIRGLNQAGQNIQNGVSFIQATEGYLGETTDIIQRLRELAIQASNGIYSAEDRMQIQVEVSQLVDEVDRIASHAQFNGMNILTGRFAQDSVSGPMQLHVGANMDQREKIYIGTMTATALGIIGAQQGGEDKMISMSSVDGANMALGALDNALKQINKQRADLGAYQNRFEMAYNGIAIAAENMQAAESRIRDADMAKEIVDYTKNQILIQSGTAMLAQANAQPQAVVRLLQ from the coding sequence ATGATTATTAATCACAATATGAGTGCAATGTTTGCACAGAGACAGGGAGGAGTCAACGAACTTCATCTCGCAAAAAACATCGAAAAGCTTTCCAGTGCGGAAAGAATCAACCGTGCAGGTGACGATGCTTCCGGTTTAGCCGTATCCGAAAAGATGCGCAGCCAAATCAGAGGTTTAAACCAAGCCGGACAGAATATTCAAAACGGTGTTTCTTTCATTCAAGCAACGGAAGGTTACTTAGGTGAAACGACAGATATAATACAGAGATTAAGAGAGTTGGCTATACAAGCCTCAAACGGTATTTATTCCGCCGAAGACAGGATGCAGATTCAAGTTGAAGTTTCACAGCTTGTTGACGAAGTAGACAGAATCGCAAGCCATGCTCAGTTTAACGGAATGAATATCCTGACAGGCCGCTTCGCTCAAGATTCCGTGTCGGGACCTATGCAGCTCCATGTCGGTGCAAATATGGATCAAAGAGAAAAGATCTATATAGGAACAATGACAGCTACAGCACTCGGTATTATAGGAGCACAACAAGGCGGAGAAGACAAGATGATTTCAATGTCTTCAGTAGACGGTGCAAATATGGCACTGGGAGCCCTTGATAATGCTCTTAAACAGATTAACAAGCAGCGTGCAGACCTAGGTGCATATCAGAATAGGTTTGAAATGGCATATAACGGTATAGCAATTGCTGCCGAAAATATGCAGGCTGCCGAATCAAGAATCCGAGACGCAGACATGGCTAAAGAGATTGTAGACTATACAAAGAACCAGATCTTGATCCAATCAGGAACTGCTATGTTGGCACAAGCCAATGCTCAGCCTCAAGCTGTTGTCAGGCTTCTTCAATAA
- a CDS encoding flagellin, producing the protein MIINHNMSAMFAQRTQGVTNVRIGKDIEKLSSGLRINRAGDDASGLAVSEKMRSQIRGLNQASANASNGINFIQVAEAYLQETTDIMQRIRELAVQSSNGIYSAEDRMQIQVEVSQLVAEVDRIASSAQFNGMNMLTGRFARETGENAVTGSMWFHIGANMDQRMRVYIGTMSAAALGIRNVGDEKIMTIETADAANMSIGTIDEGLKKINKQRADLGAYQNRMELTVVGIDIAAENLQAAESRIRDADMAKQMVEYTKNQILSNTGIAMLAQANNNSQLVMSLLR; encoded by the coding sequence ATGATTATCAATCACAACATGAGTGCGATGTTCGCACAGAGAACGCAGGGTGTTACCAATGTACGCATCGGTAAAGACATCGAAAAACTTTCATCCGGTCTACGCATTAACCGTGCAGGCGATGACGCTTCCGGTCTTGCAGTTTCCGAGAAAATGAGAAGCCAGATTCGAGGTTTAAACCAAGCTTCTGCAAACGCTTCAAACGGTATTAACTTTATCCAAGTAGCCGAAGCATATTTGCAGGAAACAACCGACATCATGCAGAGAATCAGAGAGCTGGCTGTTCAGTCTTCAAACGGTATCTACTCTGCCGAAGACAGAATGCAGATTCAGGTTGAAGTTTCTCAGTTGGTTGCAGAAGTTGACCGAATTGCAAGTTCAGCTCAATTTAACGGTATGAACATGCTTACAGGCCGTTTTGCACGCGAAACAGGTGAAAATGCCGTTACCGGTTCTATGTGGTTCCACATCGGTGCCAATATGGATCAGAGAATGCGCGTATACATTGGAACAATGTCGGCAGCAGCTCTCGGTATCCGAAATGTCGGTGATGAAAAAATCATGACAATCGAAACAGCCGATGCAGCAAACATGAGCATTGGAACAATCGATGAAGGTCTTAAAAAGATCAACAAGCAAAGAGCAGATCTTGGTGCATATCAGAACAGAATGGAGTTGACTGTTGTCGGTATCGACATTGCTGCCGAAAACCTCCAAGCTGCCGAGTCAAGAATCCGAGATGCAGACATGGCAAAACAGATGGTAGAATATACAAAGAACCAAATTTTGTCGAATACCGGTATTGCAATGCTCGCTCAGGCTAATAATAACAGCCAGCTTGTAATGTCTCTTTTAAGGTAA